In Blastopirellula sp. J2-11, a single genomic region encodes these proteins:
- the ruvB gene encoding Holliday junction branch migration DNA helicase RuvB has product MAREALLQQGDGPNREDERMLRPQSMADMVGQREVAKRLQIVVDAAMKRDEPLGHILFDGPPGLGKTTFATCIPKDLGVNFQLTSGPAIQAPKDLVPYLTNADERSVLFIDEIHRIPKAVEEYLYTAMEDFRIDIVLGEGTNARTINLQIKPFTLIGATTRSGMLSAPLRDRFVLREHLDFYSDDELAEIVRRNSKKLGVTIDDDAALEISKRSRSTPRVANNRLRWVRDFATSRADGHVTLELARAAMEMQAIDDLGLDKQDRNYLSTLVRVFAGGPAGIEAIAHTMNAATDTLADEVEPFLLRTELVVRTPRGRVVTPKAMGHLKAYGKERKLFD; this is encoded by the coding sequence ATGGCCCGCGAAGCCTTATTACAGCAGGGAGACGGTCCCAACCGTGAAGACGAGCGGATGCTCCGTCCGCAGTCGATGGCCGATATGGTGGGTCAGCGCGAAGTCGCCAAACGGCTGCAGATCGTTGTCGACGCTGCGATGAAGCGGGACGAACCGCTCGGGCACATCTTGTTTGATGGTCCGCCGGGGTTAGGGAAAACGACTTTTGCGACCTGTATTCCCAAAGATCTGGGGGTCAATTTTCAGTTGACCAGCGGCCCCGCGATTCAGGCGCCCAAAGATCTGGTTCCCTATCTGACCAACGCCGACGAGCGTTCAGTATTGTTCATCGACGAGATCCACCGGATCCCCAAAGCGGTCGAAGAATACCTCTACACGGCGATGGAAGATTTTCGGATCGATATAGTGCTGGGAGAAGGAACCAACGCGCGAACGATCAATCTGCAGATCAAGCCGTTCACGCTGATCGGCGCGACAACCCGCAGCGGGATGTTATCGGCGCCGCTGCGAGATCGTTTCGTCCTGCGGGAGCATCTCGACTTTTATAGCGATGATGAACTGGCCGAGATCGTCCGCCGTAATTCGAAGAAGCTGGGCGTCACGATCGACGATGACGCGGCGCTCGAGATCTCGAAACGAAGCCGTAGTACGCCGCGCGTCGCCAACAATCGGTTGCGATGGGTGCGTGACTTTGCGACCAGCCGCGCCGATGGGCATGTCACGCTAGAACTGGCCCGCGCCGCGATGGAGATGCAAGCGATCGACGACCTGGGGCTCGACAAGCAAGACCGCAACTATCTCTCGACGCTGGTCCGCGTCTTTGCCGGCGGTCCGGCCGGGATTGAAGCGATCGCGCATACGATGAACGCCGCAACCGATACGCTGGCCGACGAAGTCGAACCCTTTTTGCTGCGTACCGAGCTAGTCGTGCGAACCCCACGCGGCCGCGTCGTAACGCCCAAAGCGATGGGGCATTTGAAAGCGTATGGGAAAGAACGCAAGCTGTTTGATTAG
- a CDS encoding GDSL-type esterase/lipase family protein, whose product MVFYVARALCFGGLLLAGFCRPSFAEKPVKILPLGDSITRGSMGAPEMDPGGYRKWLFRRINSELFSADFVGSQKTNPAPRMLPDDDHEGHSGFRIDEITQHVDEWLAAARPDIILLMIGTNDMFQDFDLSNAPQRMTKLLAKIRKCCPNAEVVVATIPLSTTPKIEARVQAYNQALPGVVAKAGGRVTLVDMYHIIAEDDIADRHRHGLHPTPTGYLKIADAWFDAIATLPIKSSGLRQSPPRLLHGWPLVEERVNGGQAGSSLGVRGHAKKLDTKAVRGVPPMGDFSLVFWAKASQADEVQDLLCVCRPPYAEHAFSLQLAGGRLGLRCGEHRITAPKKISAKRWHQFAFVRNGDRIILWVDATPYVARFPADNIYQGTLYLGDPAGERRLGGWINNVTVWSGALWGGQVNDQYRALLLGCESTVGVMKDP is encoded by the coding sequence ATGGTCTTTTATGTTGCGCGAGCGTTGTGCTTCGGGGGCCTCTTACTCGCGGGGTTCTGCAGGCCATCCTTTGCGGAAAAACCAGTCAAGATTCTTCCGTTAGGGGACTCTATTACTCGAGGATCGATGGGCGCTCCTGAGATGGATCCCGGAGGTTATCGCAAATGGCTCTTTCGGCGGATCAATTCGGAACTTTTTTCCGCTGATTTTGTTGGCTCGCAGAAAACAAACCCCGCGCCCAGGATGTTGCCCGACGATGACCACGAAGGACACAGCGGATTTCGGATTGATGAAATCACCCAGCATGTTGACGAATGGCTTGCCGCTGCTCGGCCTGACATTATCCTGCTGATGATCGGCACAAACGACATGTTTCAAGATTTCGACTTGTCCAATGCCCCTCAGCGTATGACGAAGCTATTAGCGAAAATTCGAAAATGCTGCCCGAATGCTGAGGTGGTCGTTGCGACAATTCCTCTGAGCACTACCCCAAAAATTGAAGCCAGAGTGCAGGCCTACAATCAAGCGCTTCCAGGTGTGGTGGCGAAGGCGGGGGGGCGTGTCACCTTGGTCGACATGTATCACATCATTGCAGAGGACGATATCGCCGATCGGCATCGGCACGGTTTGCACCCGACTCCAACGGGGTATTTGAAGATTGCGGACGCTTGGTTTGACGCCATCGCCACATTGCCGATCAAGTCCTCGGGTCTGCGTCAATCGCCCCCCAGGCTATTGCATGGCTGGCCGTTGGTGGAGGAGCGAGTGAATGGCGGGCAAGCCGGCAGTTCTTTGGGGGTGCGAGGACATGCGAAAAAATTGGATACGAAAGCGGTTAGAGGTGTTCCTCCCATGGGGGATTTCAGTCTTGTGTTTTGGGCGAAAGCTTCTCAAGCGGATGAGGTTCAAGACTTATTGTGCGTCTGTCGACCTCCCTACGCTGAACATGCTTTTTCTCTGCAGCTTGCTGGAGGGCGCCTGGGGTTACGGTGTGGCGAGCATCGCATTACAGCACCTAAAAAAATCTCGGCGAAGAGATGGCATCAGTTCGCCTTTGTGCGAAATGGGGATCGCATTATCTTGTGGGTTGACGCTACGCCGTATGTCGCTCGATTTCCTGCCGATAATATTTATCAGGGGACTTTGTATCTAGGCGATCCTGCGGGTGAGCGGCGCTTGGGTGGCTGGATTAACAATGTGACCGTTTGGTCTGGCGCGCTGTGGGGAGGGCAGGTTAATGATCAGTATAGGGCACTGCTTTTAGGCTGCGAGTCCACGGTCGGTGTGATGAAGGATCCTTGA
- a CDS encoding DUF1559 domain-containing protein, with translation MLARWHQMLANSPGNSFPALDSPLFVTTRFQNLRSTRRSVSQVGFTLVELLVVIAIIGILIALLLPAVQQAREAARRMQCSNNLKQIGLALHNYHDVYRTFPYASTSDTPNTTDHVWVEFILPFVEQNTLHDQINFNIANSATANKALLENLTLKFISCPSNPRTEQMFPNGETIWASSFASQGLDYPVCAGTIWPSGTTPDCPSENSYCVSEDSTTETWRYYKPLRDGPGVFNRNTQSSRMANVTDGTSHVFLAGERLAQECKNGGAFTRNFPIAYMGQKPNSPSRDDDVSDWKRNCGYSSKHPGGVSMLMGDASVSFVAETIDFAVWCRLGDKADGNSVQLP, from the coding sequence ATGTTAGCTCGCTGGCATCAAATGCTCGCCAATTCGCCTGGCAATTCTTTTCCGGCGCTAGATTCTCCGCTGTTCGTAACGACACGATTTCAAAATCTACGATCAACCCGCCGCTCAGTCTCTCAAGTTGGCTTTACCTTGGTTGAGTTGCTAGTGGTGATCGCGATCATCGGCATCTTGATCGCCTTGCTGCTTCCAGCTGTTCAACAGGCGCGCGAAGCGGCTCGGCGAATGCAATGCAGCAATAACCTGAAGCAGATTGGACTGGCGCTGCACAATTACCATGACGTCTATCGTACCTTTCCCTACGCTTCGACTTCCGATACTCCAAATACTACAGACCATGTGTGGGTGGAGTTCATTCTCCCTTTTGTTGAGCAAAACACGCTGCACGATCAGATTAACTTCAATATCGCCAACAGCGCTACGGCCAATAAGGCGCTGTTGGAGAATCTGACTTTGAAGTTCATCTCTTGTCCTTCCAATCCTCGGACGGAACAAATGTTTCCCAATGGTGAAACGATTTGGGCGTCATCGTTCGCCAGTCAAGGGCTTGACTATCCGGTTTGCGCCGGCACGATCTGGCCCAGCGGCACGACGCCGGATTGCCCCAGTGAAAACTCCTATTGCGTCTCTGAAGACAGTACTACCGAGACGTGGCGATACTACAAACCGCTGCGCGATGGGCCGGGCGTTTTCAATCGAAACACTCAATCTTCCCGGATGGCCAATGTCACGGACGGCACTTCGCATGTTTTCTTGGCGGGCGAACGACTTGCGCAAGAGTGTAAAAATGGGGGCGCATTTACGCGGAACTTTCCCATTGCTTACATGGGACAGAAGCCGAATAGTCCTTCCCGGGACGATGACGTATCGGACTGGAAGAGAAACTGCGGTTATTCCAGCAAGCATCCAGGGGGAGTCAGCATGCTGATGGGCGATGCGTCGGTCTCGTTTGTCGCGGAAACAATCGATTTCGCAGTGTGGTGTCGTCTGGGAGACAAAGCGGACGGCAATTCAGTCCAGCTCCCATAG